The DNA region aactatgacatTTGGCTTTCTGCAGGACTTCCTTTCGTCAGGcgcttccacgcgtcttctgccaaacgttataactcttttgaatttgaatttccaCTTTACGTCGAAATGACGCGTCTCTTCAGACTTGTCGAATTTGTCGAAATACCATAACATCATCCATACTTGTCAAAGACGTCTTTTCATCTGCAGACATCTtctcttgtcgaaatgtcgaaccaCCAACCTGTCGAAGTGTCGAACTAGCATCTCCATTTGTCGAAAACACTATTTTGCTGTTGATTTCATGGCGTCAAAATTACATGTATACAGTTACACCCTTCGTAgggttatatatatatatatatatatatatatatatatatatatatatatatatatattatatatatatatatatatatatatatatatataatatatatatatatatatatatatatatatatatatatatatatatatatagagagagagagagagagagagagagagagagggaaacaaAAACGAGATGAAAAGTTCATATTCGATTCAATGATGTGGCACCTTGAATCGGAGGTTGTGATCTTAATGCTTTTAGAATCAGAGAAGTTGAACTTGAACCGGTGTTGCTTATCTCTGGTAAGGTGGACGAACTTAGGGGTACCTCTATGGTTAGCACTTCAACCCCAAGTCAACTGGGTTCAAGATAATTGTAGTGAAAGTGGAGATTATAAATTGTGTACCTGAAATCCTTTTGTGAATGTATTTATACATTGGGCTTATTGGAGCTGACAAAGTAAGTGGACTTTATCTTATTGGACATTTAGCCGGCATATAACAGTCTCCATGAAATATTCATGGTTGGGGTGTCGTGCAAACACTCCAAAAATCAAGTTAGTGACACTTGTATGTTTTAAGTTTTATGTTTTAGGAATGCTATTTCTACACCCTTTTTACAACAAATACATACAATGTTCATCGTATTTATATAGTGAATaatgtttaaaaaaatataatttttatatCAACAGTGCCCCCGTGAGCGGTATCTGTGAATAATGTCTTTAAAATAGTGAAACAAAGGTTATTGATGAAATCTAAAAAATTGATTAATGAAGTGATAAAATTTATTAATAAACGCTCAGATATTAAGAATAATTTTTGATAGTAAACCAAAATTgattaatgaaaaataaaaagttgattaataaagttataaaattgattaataaacGTTCAGATATTAAAAGTAATTTTTAACAGtaaataaaattgattaataaaatataaaatattggTTAATAAAGTTATGAAATTGATTAACCACACAAGTTAGATTAATATTATTTAgtttaaaaattataaaaaataaaataataattttttatattttaaaaaaatatgttattataatattttattgTTTGGGTATTTTTAAATAGTAAAATACGGTTTAGATATAGTAAATTAACTCTAAAATAacatttttctttcttttaagTTTAGAGTAGTATTTACATTTTCTTTTAATCTTCATAAAAGATTCCTAGAAATTGAGATCCTATAAAAAAAATTAAGGGATACACTCGTCCAAAGTGTCATATGTAATGAATGATATGAACTTTGTATCTTACCGTCAATGATAGATGAACGAGCTTGATCTGGTGTGCATCTAAGGCAAGTCCATCTTTTAATCCCATTTATATGTTGCAGGTAACCCATATTCTTGTTTATATTGTGTTGCTGCTTCACCAACCTTTCACATTTTGTGTGATGATAAATTTGCAAGTATAGTATGATATCATATTAGGAAATGCTTTGACTAAATTAAAGGAAATATATGAACAACACCAACATATATTATTCAACTTATTAAATGCTTACAGTCTAAAAGTTACATACTCAAAATTCAAGCAAGAGACTTAACAACTTCATCTTCATAAGCCCAAGTCTCAAAAAACACAAAAGCAGAAATCTGATAATTAGTCAAAATCAAACGTCCTCCACCTTCACCATTATTAAACCACCCAATATCCGAACAAATATTAGATCCATCAAGACAAAACACAAACTTATACACAAAACTACCATATTTCTGAATATTAAAAGTGCCATTCAATATTTCCATACCAGGATAATTTTCAGGTCCACCAATACCAACACAAGATTTTTGAATAGCTTTATCAACAAACACCAACCACTTTGATGATTCAACACAATCTGGCTTCTTTGTGAACTCAATCTCAATTGGTGTACCTGTCAAGATATCATAGCTTGTTCCTATTATGCTGAATTTCACTGATGTACCTCTATCACTAGTGAAGTCTTCTTCTAAGACAGTAACTGGACAGTTTGAATCACCAGTTTTTACTAGTTTTAATCTGCCACTGCGGATGCCGAAAAATGATGGGACGATGAAGTAACGACTATATGTGTGAATGGGAACAAAACCTGTGTCAATTATTGGTACACCATCATCATTTGAGAAAGTTCGTGAAAAATTGGTGATGAAAGCGACAAGAAGGAATAAAAGTGAGAATGAAAAAACAGACTTCATTGTTTGCTTATTGAGTATATTGCTTCtacccatatatatatatatatatatatatattatatatatatataaaacaaagAGGGTGAGACACGTTTGAATAAATTTTGTGCTTAAAAAATATTATGAAGATTATATTATCTATAGGAAAATTACAATTAATTAGATGTTATAGTCAAGGGTAATTTCTTGATTCGATAATCCGACAGGAATATTAACATGTCGTCAAAGTCTGTCCACCTGTCATAATCGAAGTATGCTATGATGTTAGTATGTCGAATTAAGTCTGTTTGTTATGTCCAATTGTTTAAGTTATTTTGTTCTCTAAGTTAACTTGTGTCATGGGCCTATGTGTAAAAGTtcattagtttagtgtgttactttttttataaatagcatactagtctctcatcattgcatAACGCAAATCTTAATTAGAGTGAGAAAAATTATTTGCTATTCTGTcacacttgtaatcttgtttcaaagagaaagtaaagaataacaATTTATAACCAACTTACTATGTTCTTCTTGCttccttttttttctatttttatgaGTTTCTTGTcgatcaagaaaccaattatactttgttATT from Lathyrus oleraceus cultivar Zhongwan6 chromosome 1, CAAS_Psat_ZW6_1.0, whole genome shotgun sequence includes:
- the LOC127131197 gene encoding kunitz-type trypsin inhibitor-like 2 protein, whose protein sequence is MKSVFSFSLLFLLVAFITNFSRTFSNDDGVPIIDTGFVPIHTYSRYFIVPSFFGIRSGRLKLVKTGDSNCPVTVLEEDFTSDRGTSVKFSIIGTSYDILTGTPIEIEFTKKPDCVESSKWLVFVDKAIQKSCVGIGGPENYPGMEILNGTFNIQKYGSFVYKFVFCLDGSNICSDIGWFNNGEGGGRLILTNYQISAFVFFETWAYEDEVVKSLA